CCGGGCCAACTGGCTGTAATACACCACCTGGAACAACAGATCGCCCAGCTCACCCTGCAAGTGGTCGAAGTCGCCGCGCTCGATGGCGTCGGCGACCTCGTAGGCCTCCTCCAGGGTATGGGGAACGATGCTGGCGTAGGTCTGCTTGATGTCCCACGGGCAACCGTATTGCGGGTCCCGCAGGCGCGCCATCAGGTGCAACAGGTCTTCAAGGCTGTACATCAGTTCATCCATTTCATGCGGGCATCACGGGGTTCGATTGCGCCGGGTCTCGATGATGTTCGGCAACTGGGATATGCGCCCCAGCAAACGTCCCAATGCGTCCAGGCCCGGAATCTCGATGGTCAGGGACATCAACGCAGTGTTGTCCTCCTTGTTCGAGCGCGTATTGACCGCCAGTACGTTGATCCGCTCATTGAGCAGGACCTGGGACACGTCACGCAGCAGGCCGGAACGGTCGTAGGCGCGAATGATGATGTCCACCGGATAGGTGAGCACCGGCACCGGCCCCCAGCTGACCTGGATGATCCGTTCCGGCTCGCGCCCGGCCAGTTGCAGCACCGAAGCACAGTCCTGGCGGTGAATGCTCACGCCACGGCCCTGGGTGATGTAGCCGACGATCGCATCCCCCGGCAGCGGCTGGCAGCAGCCCGCCATCTGGGTCATCAGGTTGCCCACGCCCTGGATCTGGATATCGCCGCGCTTGCCTGGCTTGTAGCCGGCGGCCTTGCGCGGGATCAGCTCCAGCTGTTCGTTGCCGCGCTCCGGCTCCACCAGCTGCTGGGCCAGGTTGACCAGTTGCGCCAGGCGCAGGTCACCCGCGCCCAGGGCGGCGAACATGTCCTCCGCGGTCCTCATGTTGGCCTTGTCGGCCAGCTTGTCGAAGTCCACCTGAGGCAGGTCGAGACGGCTCAGCTCGCGTTCCAGCAGGGTCTTGCCGGCGGCGACGTTCTGATCGCGAGCCTGCAGCTTGAACCAGTGGACGATCTTCGCCCGCGCCCGGGACGTGGTGACGTAGCCCAGGTTCGGGTTCAGCCAGTCGCGGCTTGGCGTACCGTGCTTGCTGGTGATGATCTCCACCTGCTCGCCGGTCTGCAGGCTGTAGTTGAGCGGTACGATGCGCCCGTTGATCTTCGCGCCCCGGCAGTTGTGGCCGATCTCGGTGTGCACCCGATAAGCGAAGTCCAGCGGCGTGGCGCCCTTGGGCAGGTCGATGGCATGGCCGTCGGGGGTGAAGATGTACACCCGATCCGGCTCGATATCCACCCGCAACTGTTCGGCCAGGCCGCCGATGTCCCCCAGCTCCTCGTGCCATTCCAGCACCTGACGCAGCCAGGAGATTTTCTCTTCGTAATGGTTGGAGCCGGACTTGACGTCGGTGCCCTTGTATTTCCAGTGGGCGCACACCCCCAGCTCCGCTTCCTCGTGCATCGCGTGGGTGCGGATCTGCACTTCCAGCACCTTGCCCTCGGGGCCGATCACTGCGGTGTGCAGCGAGCGGTAGCCGTTTTCCTTGGGGTTGGCGATGTAGTCGTCGAACTCTTTGGGGATATGCCGCCACAAGGTGTGCACGATACCCAGCGCGGTGTAGCAGTCGCGCATTTCCGGCACCAGTACCCGCACGGCGCGCACATCGTAGATCTGGCTGAACTCCAGGCCCTTGCGCTGCATTTTGCGCCAGATGGAATAGATGTGCTTGGCCCGCCCACTGATGTCGGCGTTGACCCCGGTGGCCTTCAGTTCGTTCTGCAGTTGGTTCATCACGTCGCTGATGAAGCGCTCGCGATCCAGGCGCCGCTCGTGCAGGAGCTTGGCGATCTGCTTGTATTGCTCAGGCTCCAGATAACGGAAGGACAGGTCCTCCAGTTCCCACTTGATATGGCCAATGCCCAAGCGGTGAGCCAGAGGCGCATAGATATCGAACACTTCCCGGGCAACCCGGTTGCGCTTCTCTTCGTCGGCGCTTTTCACCGCCCGAATGGCGCAGGTCCGCTCGGCCAGTTTGATCAGCGCCACGCGCACGTCATCGACCATGGCCACCAGCATCTTGCGCAGGTTTTCCACCTGAGCCTGAGTGCCGAGTACCAGGGATTGACGAGGGCTGAGACTGGCCGAGATGGCGGCCATGCGCAGCACGCCATCGATCAGCTTGGCCACCACCGGACCAAAACGCTGGCTGACCGCCGGCAACTGGATCTGGCCCTCGCGGACACCGCGGTACAGCACGGCGGCGACCAGGGAATCCTGATCCAGCTTGAGGTCGGCAAGGATCTCCGCAATCTCCAGGCCCGTGCTGAAACTCGACACGTCCTCGGCGTTCAGACCCTTGGCGGCAATGTGTTTCAACTCTGCCTCGCGAGCGAACTCGCAGGCTTCTTTCAAGGCCTCACGGTCCAATGCCATATCGACGCTGACCGTATGATCGAGCCATGCCTCGAGATTGATACTGCCGTCGGTGTTGATCGGCTGGTGCGCTCTCACCTGTACCATCTTGCTTTACCTTCCCTACGACGCACATTCAATGCGTCAAATCGCTGACCTTCAACGCTCAGGGGCAGCTCGCGGGGCCAGCGAACCACACCTGAAAGATCAGTCGGATTAGACAAGCCATCCTAGCTCGCTTCGAATAACGCCATGGCCTCGACATGCGCCGTCTGAGGAAACATATCGAGGATCCCGGCACGTTTTAACCTGTAGCCCTGCTTGATCAATTCGACCGTGTCACGGGCCAAAGTTGCCGGATTGCATGACACGTAGACCAACCGTTTGGCACCCAGGCTCGCCAAGTGGCGAACTACCTCGAAAGCACCGTCACGGGGTGGGTCCAAGAGTACCGCAGAAAAGCCTTCATCAACCCACTCGGCAGCACTCAGAGGCTGGGATAAATCGGCTTGAAAAAAGCGTGTGTTATGCAAATTGTTGCTGGCGGCGTTGTCAGCGGCGCGCGCCACCATGGCCGCCACGCCTTCCACCGCCACCACTTCCCGCACCTGCCGGGCCAGCGGCAAGGCAAAGTTGCCCAGGCCGCAGAACAGATCCAGCACCCGCTCCTGCGGTTGCGGCGCCAGCCACTTCAGAGCCTGGGCCACCATCGCCTCGTTGACCCCGGCATTGACCTGGACAAAGTCCCCCGGCCGATACGCCAGATGCAGATCCCAGGTTTCCAGGCGGTAGCCCAGGGTCTGCGATGGATCCAGGGGCTGAGGCTCGCCTTCACCCTGCAACCACAACTGCGCCTGATGGAAATCGCAAAAATCCTTGAGGATCGCCAGGTCGCTTTCGGACAGTGGCGCCATGTGCCGCAACAGCAGGGCCAGGGCCGAACCGCTGAACAACTCGACATGTCCCAGCGCCTGCGGTTTGCTCAGGCGCCGCAACATGGCCGGCAAGCGGCTCATGATGGGTTGCAAGGCCTGTACCAGCACCGGGCAATCGTCGATGGCGACAATGTCCTGGCTACCAGCAGCACGGAAACCCACCTCCAGTTGCTTGCCCTTGGCGTCCCAGCGCACCGCCACCCGGGCGCGACGCCGATAGCCGAACTCGGGACCGCTCAACGGCGCCGCCCAGACCTCGGGTTCGACCCCCGCGACCTTGGACAACTGCTCGGCGAGCATGCGCTGTTTCAGGGCAAGCTGTTCGGCATGGGGCAGGTGCTGCACGCTGCAACCGCCACAACGCCCGGCGTGGGCACAGGCTGCCGGGCGGCGCAGCTCGCTGGCGCTGAACAGACGCTCGGTCCGGGCCTCCACCACCTTGCCATGGCTGCCCAGTACCCGTGCTTCGACTTCTTCGCCGGCCAGGGCTCCGCTGACAAACCAGGTGCGGCCATCGACAAAGGCGATGCCACGACCGTCGTTGGCCAGACGCTGGATGTTCAGGCGCTGCTTCTTGCCCACCGGAATCTGTGGGGCCCGACTGCCGCCCGCAGGCTGGAAGCGCAGGCCTCTCTCTTGCTTAGCCATCAGTTGGGCGCATCGAAAATGCCGGTCGACAAGTAACGATCGCCACGGTCACAGATGATCGCGACCATGACCGCGTTTTCCACTTCCCGGGACAGGCGCAGCATCGCCGCCACCGCGCCACCGGAGGACACGCCGCAGAAGATGCCTTCTTCCCGGGCCAGGCGCCGGGTCACGTCTTCGGCTTCGCTCTGGGCCATGTCGACAATCCGGTCGACCCGACTGGCCTGATAGATCTTCGGCAGGTATTGCTCGGGCCAGCGGCGAATGCCGGGAATGGCCGAACCTTCCATGGGTTGCAGACCGATGATCTGTACCTCGGGGTTCTGCTCTTTCAGATAGCGCGAAGTGCCCATGATGGTGCCGGTGGTGCCCATCGAGCTGATGAAGTGGGTGATGCTGCCCTGGGTCTGGCGCCAGATTTCCGGACCGGTGCCGGTGTAGTGGGCCTCGGGGTTGTCGCCGTTGGCGAACTGATCGAGCACCTTGCCACGGCCTTCGGCCTGCATGCGTTCGGCCAGGTCGCGGGCGCCTTCCATGCCCTCTTCCTGGCTGACCAGAATCAACTCGGCGCCATAGGCGGTCATCGCCGCCTTGCGCTCGGCGCTGGAGTTGTCGGGCATGATCAGGATCATTTTGTAGCCCTTGATCGCCGCAGCCATGGCCAGGGCGATGCCGGTATTGCCCGAGGTCGCTTCGATCAGGGTATCGCCGGCCTGGATCTGCCCGCGCAGCTCGGCGCGAGTGATCATCGACAGTGCCGGACGGTCCTTGACCGAACCCGCCGGGTTATTGCCCTCAAGCTTGAGCAGCAAGGTATTGCTGGTGGCGCCAGGCAGGCGCTGCAAACGAACCAGCGGGGTGTTGCCGACGCAATCGGCGATGGTTGGGTACTGCAAGGTCATGGCGTATTCGCAATCCAGACTGCGGGGGCGCCTATCATACCGGCAAACGTCCAAGCGCCATATCACGCAAAGTGCGGGACTTATGGCTTATTGATCTAAGGCCGGCCAGGGCCCGTGCTCAGGCTCCCGGCAAGCGCAGATGCAGACGCAAGCCATGCTCGCGGTTCTGCGCCCACAACTGCCCGCCCTGACGCACCACTGCATTGCGCGCGATGCTCAGGCCCAGGCCGAAGCCGCCGTCCCCCGGCCGCGATCCATCCAGACGGATGAACGGCGCGAAGATCCGCTCCAGGTCCTCTTCGGCCACGCCCGGCCCCTGGTCGTCCAGCCACAGGTGCCAATTCTCGCCTTCCCGTTGTCCCGCCAGCGTAATCCGGGCGCCGGCCGGGGAATGGCGGATGGCATTGCGCAGGATGTTTTCCAGGGCCTGGGCCAGGGTATTGAGGTGGCCGCGCACCCAGCAATCGGCGTCCAGCTCACAGCACAGCTGCGCCGCCGACCAGCCGCTTTCGAAGCAGGCGTTCTCGCTGAGCATCTCCCACAGCGCCTGGACCTGGATCTGCTCCACGGGCAATGGTCCGCGCTCGGTATCCAGCCAGGCCAGTTGCAGGCTGTCTTCCACTAGGCGCTGCATGCCATCGACCTCCCGGGCCAGGCGCTCGCGCAGCGCCCCCAGGTTCTGCTCGCTGTCGCAAGCCACCCGCAGGCGACTCAAGGGCGTACGCAACTCATGGGACAGATCGCGCAGCAATTGCTGTTGCACGGCCACGGTGCTCTGCAAGCGTTCGGACATCTGATCGAAGGCCCGCCCCAGCTCTCCCAACTCATCCTTGCGCTCAGTGGTCTCGCTGGACAGACGCACATTCAGTTGCCCGGCACGCCAGGCATTGGCCTGCTCGCGCAGTTGCTTGAGCGGCACCACCAGCAAACGGTACAGACCGACACACAGCAAAAGCGTGAACAGGCCCGGGATCACACCGTTGGTGATCACCTGCCAGAACACGCGATAGCGCCCGGGCATGAAGCGCTGTGGCAGCTCGATCACCAGGCTGCCCAGGGACGGATCCCCGGGGAATGGAATTTTCAGCCACGGCAGACCATGGACATGCCGGCTCACCGGCCAGTGCGCACCGCGCAGGAAGGTCAGGCGCTGGGCCTCGGCCGGGGTCAGCGGCTGACTGCTCAGCGATTGCAGGTCGCTGCCGATGACGCCGACCCAGGTCTGCTCACGGCCGGCCATCTGCACAAGCCAGGCATCGACACCGGCACTCTGGCCGCTGTTCCAGGCTTGCTCGGCCTCAACGGCGTAATGCTCCAAGGTCGCCCGGGCGTCATCGGACAGGTACAGGTTCCTCTGCTCCACATAGCGCCCCCAGGACCAGCTCAGCCAGATCATCAGCAGACAGAACGCCACCAGCAGGCAGGCCAGTTTCCAGAACAGCGAATGCCGGCCGGGCAGTTCAGGCCAGCTCATCGGCGGCACTCAAGACGTAGCCCTTGCCCCACACGGTGCGCAACTCCCGCTCGCTGTAGCCCAGAGTTTTGAGCTTGCGGCGGATTTGGCTGACGTGCATGTCCAGGCTGCGGTCATGGGCCGCGTAGCCGCGCTGCAGGACATGCTGATAAAGGAAGGCCTTGCTCAGCACCTCATCGACGTTGCGATGCAGGGTTTCCAGCAGGCGGTATTCGCTGCGGGTCAACCCGGCCCACTGCCCGGCAAACTGCACGTCGCACAGCTCGTCGTCGAAACTCAGGCTCTGCACGTTGCAGCTCGGTACCGGCGACATCGGCCGCCGATCCAGGGCCACCCGGCGCAGGATCGCCTCGATGCGTACCCGCAACTCGGTCAGGCTGAAGGGTTTGGGCAAGTAGTCGTCGGCTCCGAGGCGAAAACCGCTGATGCGATCGGCCTCCGCCCCCAGGGCCGACATCAGCAGCACCGGCGTGGAATGACTCTGGCGCAAGTGGGTCAGCAGGGTGAGCCCATCCATGCCGGGCAGCAGGATGTCCATCAGCACCACATCGAAGCGCTGGCTGCGGGCGATCCCCAAGCCTTCCTGGCCGTTGCGGCACCAGGTCACGGCGAAGCCGCAGCGACCCAGTTGCTCATGCACATAGGCACCAAGCACCGGGTCATCTTCAATGGTCAGGATACGGGGAGGCTCAACAGCTACGGGAGTCATTAGCTTCTGCAAGTCATTCTCAGTTGGGCGATTATTCAAGATTGCCCGGAGCGCGGCAACCAATGCCTTGGTCGCAGGCATTCCAGCCGCCGACCGCCAGGGCGCAATTTGCCAAGATCAGCCTTCGGCAAATCGTTACACTGCGCGGGTGGCGCATCACGGACGTGCCCGTAGACCTTTCAAAACAGCGTGGAAGCAGGAGAGTGGCGTGCTCAAGAAACTGGGAATCAAAGGCCGCGTACTGTTGCTGACCTTGTTGCCCACCAGCCTCATGGCCCTGGTGCTGGGCGGCTATTTCACCTGGATGCAGCTCTCCGAACTGCAGGCCCAGCTCCTGCAGCGCGGCGAAATGATTGCCGAACAACTGGCCTCGCTGGTGGCACCGGCGATGGGCAACCACAACGCGCAGATGCTCGAGCGCATCGCCACCCAGGCCCTGGAACAGCAGGACGTGCGCGCGGTGTCTTTCCTGGCCCCTGATCGCACGCTGGTGGCCCACGCGGGACCGAGCATGCTCAACCCGCCACCCAGCGGCAACGGCACGCAGATGATGCAGCGCAGCGGCAATGACGCGACCCGCTACCAACTGCCGGTATTCGGCCGCCATCGCAACCTGGCCGGCGACCTGATCCCCGATGAATCCGACCGCCTGCTGGGCTGGGTGGAACTGGAGCTGTCCCACAGCGGCATGCTGCTGCGTGGCTACCGCAGCCTGTTCGCCAGCCTGCTGTTGATTGCCGCCGGCCTGGCCGGTACCGCCCTGCTGGCGGTGCGCATGGGGCGCACCATCAACAACCCGCTGACCCAGATCAAGCAGGCGGTGGCGCAACTCAAGGACGGCAACCTGGAAACCCGCCTGCCACCCTTGGGCAGCCACGAACTGGATGAACTGGCCTCCGGCATCAATCGCATGGCCAGCACCCTGCAGAACGCCCAGGAAGAACTGCAGCACAGCATCGACCAGGCCACCGAAGACGTGCGCCAGAACCTGGAAACCATCGAGATCCAGAACATCGAACTGGATCTGGCGCGCAAGGAAGCCCTGGAAGCCAGCCGCATCAAGTCGGAGTTCCTGGCCAACATGAGCCATGAAATCCGCACACCCCTCAACGGCATCCTCGGCTTCACCCACCTGCTGCAGAAAAGCGAGCTGACACCGCGCCAGCTGGATTACCTGGGCACCATCGAAAAATCCGCCGACAGCCTGCTGGGGATCATCAACGAAATCCTCGACTTCTCGAAAATCGAAGCCGGCAAGCTGGTGCTCGACAGCATTCCGTTCAACCTGCGGGACTTGCTGCAGGACACCCTGACCATCCTCGCCCCGGCCGCCCACGCCAAGCAGCTGGAACTGGTGAGCCTGGTCTATCGCGACACGCCGTTGTCGCTGGTCGGTGACCCGCTGCGACTCAAGCAGATCCTCACCAACCTGGTGAGCAACGCCATCAAGTTCACCCGCGAAGGCACCATCGTCGCCCGGGCCATGCTGGAAGAAGAGCACGAAGACAGCGTGCAACTGCGCATCAGCATCCAGGACACCGGCATCGGCCTGTCGAACCAGGATGTACGCGCCCTGTTCCAGGCCTTCAGCCAGGCCGACAACTCGCTGTCGCGCCAACCCGGCGGCACCGGGCTCGGGCTGGTGATCTCCAAGCGCCTGATCGAGCAGATGGGCGGCGAGATCGGGGTCGACAGCACCCCGGGTGAAGGTTCGGAGTTCTGGATCAGCCTCAACCTGCCCAAGACCCGCGACGATGCCGAGGACCTGCCCGGCCCGCCGCTGCTGGGACGACGGGTGGCGGTCCTGGAAAATCACGAACTGGCCCGCCAGGCCCTGCTGCACCAATTGGAAGACTGCGGCCTGGAGGTGACCCCGTTCAACACCCTGGAAGCCCTGACCAATGGCATTACCGGGGTGCACCAGAGCGATCAGGCGATTGACCTGGCGGTGCTGGGCATCACCAGCAACGA
This genomic stretch from Pseudomonas sp. Os17 harbors:
- the cysM gene encoding cysteine synthase CysM — protein: MTLQYPTIADCVGNTPLVRLQRLPGATSNTLLLKLEGNNPAGSVKDRPALSMITRAELRGQIQAGDTLIEATSGNTGIALAMAAAIKGYKMILIMPDNSSAERKAAMTAYGAELILVSQEEGMEGARDLAERMQAEGRGKVLDQFANGDNPEAHYTGTGPEIWRQTQGSITHFISSMGTTGTIMGTSRYLKEQNPEVQIIGLQPMEGSAIPGIRRWPEQYLPKIYQASRVDRIVDMAQSEAEDVTRRLAREEGIFCGVSSGGAVAAMLRLSREVENAVMVAIICDRGDRYLSTGIFDAPN
- a CDS encoding response regulator, whose product is MLKKLGIKGRVLLLTLLPTSLMALVLGGYFTWMQLSELQAQLLQRGEMIAEQLASLVAPAMGNHNAQMLERIATQALEQQDVRAVSFLAPDRTLVAHAGPSMLNPPPSGNGTQMMQRSGNDATRYQLPVFGRHRNLAGDLIPDESDRLLGWVELELSHSGMLLRGYRSLFASLLLIAAGLAGTALLAVRMGRTINNPLTQIKQAVAQLKDGNLETRLPPLGSHELDELASGINRMASTLQNAQEELQHSIDQATEDVRQNLETIEIQNIELDLARKEALEASRIKSEFLANMSHEIRTPLNGILGFTHLLQKSELTPRQLDYLGTIEKSADSLLGIINEILDFSKIEAGKLVLDSIPFNLRDLLQDTLTILAPAAHAKQLELVSLVYRDTPLSLVGDPLRLKQILTNLVSNAIKFTREGTIVARAMLEEEHEDSVQLRISIQDTGIGLSNQDVRALFQAFSQADNSLSRQPGGTGLGLVISKRLIEQMGGEIGVDSTPGEGSEFWISLNLPKTRDDAEDLPGPPLLGRRVAVLENHELARQALLHQLEDCGLEVTPFNTLEALTNGITGVHQSDQAIDLAVLGITSNDMSPERLSQHIWDLEHLGCKVLVLCPTTEQTLFHLSVPNPHSQLQAKPACTRKLRRALSDLVTPRRPRSEPEEPLSSRAPRVLCVDDNPANLLLIQTLLEDMGAKVLAVDNGYAALNAIQNEPFDLVMMDVQMPGMDGRQSTEAIRQWESERHGTPLPIVALTAHAMANEKRALLQSGMDDYLTKPISERQLAQVVLKWTGLALRNQGPERASERSEVSLELQVLDQDEGLRLAAGKADLAADMLAMLLASLEADREAIKAARAANDHGALIERVHRLHGATRYCGVPQLRAACQRSETLLKQEDAKAFAALDELDHAIGRLAAEARINA
- a CDS encoding response regulator transcription factor: MTPVAVEPPRILTIEDDPVLGAYVHEQLGRCGFAVTWCRNGQEGLGIARSQRFDVVLMDILLPGMDGLTLLTHLRQSHSTPVLLMSALGAEADRISGFRLGADDYLPKPFSLTELRVRIEAILRRVALDRRPMSPVPSCNVQSLSFDDELCDVQFAGQWAGLTRSEYRLLETLHRNVDEVLSKAFLYQHVLQRGYAAHDRSLDMHVSQIRRKLKTLGYSERELRTVWGKGYVLSAADELA
- the relA gene encoding GTP diphosphokinase, translating into MVQVRAHQPINTDGSINLEAWLDHTVSVDMALDREALKEACEFAREAELKHIAAKGLNAEDVSSFSTGLEIAEILADLKLDQDSLVAAVLYRGVREGQIQLPAVSQRFGPVVAKLIDGVLRMAAISASLSPRQSLVLGTQAQVENLRKMLVAMVDDVRVALIKLAERTCAIRAVKSADEEKRNRVAREVFDIYAPLAHRLGIGHIKWELEDLSFRYLEPEQYKQIAKLLHERRLDRERFISDVMNQLQNELKATGVNADISGRAKHIYSIWRKMQRKGLEFSQIYDVRAVRVLVPEMRDCYTALGIVHTLWRHIPKEFDDYIANPKENGYRSLHTAVIGPEGKVLEVQIRTHAMHEEAELGVCAHWKYKGTDVKSGSNHYEEKISWLRQVLEWHEELGDIGGLAEQLRVDIEPDRVYIFTPDGHAIDLPKGATPLDFAYRVHTEIGHNCRGAKINGRIVPLNYSLQTGEQVEIITSKHGTPSRDWLNPNLGYVTTSRARAKIVHWFKLQARDQNVAAGKTLLERELSRLDLPQVDFDKLADKANMRTAEDMFAALGAGDLRLAQLVNLAQQLVEPERGNEQLELIPRKAAGYKPGKRGDIQIQGVGNLMTQMAGCCQPLPGDAIVGYITQGRGVSIHRQDCASVLQLAGREPERIIQVSWGPVPVLTYPVDIIIRAYDRSGLLRDVSQVLLNERINVLAVNTRSNKEDNTALMSLTIEIPGLDALGRLLGRISQLPNIIETRRNRTP
- a CDS encoding sensor histidine kinase; amino-acid sequence: MSWPELPGRHSLFWKLACLLVAFCLLMIWLSWSWGRYVEQRNLYLSDDARATLEHYAVEAEQAWNSGQSAGVDAWLVQMAGREQTWVGVIGSDLQSLSSQPLTPAEAQRLTFLRGAHWPVSRHVHGLPWLKIPFPGDPSLGSLVIELPQRFMPGRYRVFWQVITNGVIPGLFTLLLCVGLYRLLVVPLKQLREQANAWRAGQLNVRLSSETTERKDELGELGRAFDQMSERLQSTVAVQQQLLRDLSHELRTPLSRLRVACDSEQNLGALRERLAREVDGMQRLVEDSLQLAWLDTERGPLPVEQIQVQALWEMLSENACFESGWSAAQLCCELDADCWVRGHLNTLAQALENILRNAIRHSPAGARITLAGQREGENWHLWLDDQGPGVAEEDLERIFAPFIRLDGSRPGDGGFGLGLSIARNAVVRQGGQLWAQNREHGLRLHLRLPGA
- the rlmD gene encoding 23S rRNA (uracil(1939)-C(5))-methyltransferase RlmD, with the protein product MAKQERGLRFQPAGGSRAPQIPVGKKQRLNIQRLANDGRGIAFVDGRTWFVSGALAGEEVEARVLGSHGKVVEARTERLFSASELRRPAACAHAGRCGGCSVQHLPHAEQLALKQRMLAEQLSKVAGVEPEVWAAPLSGPEFGYRRRARVAVRWDAKGKQLEVGFRAAGSQDIVAIDDCPVLVQALQPIMSRLPAMLRRLSKPQALGHVELFSGSALALLLRHMAPLSESDLAILKDFCDFHQAQLWLQGEGEPQPLDPSQTLGYRLETWDLHLAYRPGDFVQVNAGVNEAMVAQALKWLAPQPQERVLDLFCGLGNFALPLARQVREVVAVEGVAAMVARAADNAASNNLHNTRFFQADLSQPLSAAEWVDEGFSAVLLDPPRDGAFEVVRHLASLGAKRLVYVSCNPATLARDTVELIKQGYRLKRAGILDMFPQTAHVEAMALFEAS